In Armatimonadota bacterium, the sequence GTAGATGAGCATCAATCTCGCCAGCACACGCGAGATGTTGGCATCGACGACCGGAACGTTGTCATTGAACGCAAAGGAGCAGATCGCTCCGGCGGTGTAACGGCCGATCCCCGGCAGCGCGAGGACGTCCTCGAAAGATCGCGGGAAGACGCCGCCGTGGCGTTCTACGACCTGTCGCGCCGCGGCATGGAGGTTGCGGGCACGGCTGTAGTAGCCCAGCCCGGCCCAAGCGTGCAGAACGTCGTCCAGCAGCGCGTCCGCCAGTTGGCGCACGGTCGGGAACCGCGCCATGAACCGCTCCCAGTACGGTGTTGCCGCGGCGACGGTGGTCTGCTGGAGCATGATTTCGGACACCCAGATGGCGTAGGGGTCGCGCGTGTCGCGGAACGGCATCGGCCGCGCGTTGCGGCCAAACCAATCCAGCACGGCCGCCTGCAGGGCCGGTATGTCTTCTGGAAGCATACAATGATGGTAGCAACAGCCTGAGTGGAACGGGCGTCCCGCCCGTTTTCGATGCAATGCAACGGGCGGGACGCCCGTTCTACTGGAAATGGACAACTCAATCCTCACACGCTTGATCCAGCCGGCTTTTCCGGGCGGAACAGTGATCTCTTCCGCACCGCTGGACGGGATGGCGAACAGCAGTTACCGGGTCAGCCTGGATGGCCGCGAGGCGCCGATCACCGTTCGGGTCTACACGCGGGCGCCGGAGTCGGCGGCGCGCGAGTGGGAGATCATGGCCCATGTTGCCCGCCGAGTGCCGGTCCCTCACGTCCTCTGGCACGGCAGAAACCCGGAACTGATCGACAACCCGTACGCTATCCTGCGCTGGGTGGATGGCGTTCCCCTCGACCAGGTGATCGCGGAAGGCGGATCGGACGCGCATCAGGCCGCCTACGCCGCCGGAGAGGTGCTGGGCCGCATCGGCTCCTTCACGTTCCCGAAGGCCGGCTTCCTCGGACCCGACCTGACGGTCACGGATCCGTGGGAGAGCTTCGCGCAGGGCATCCGCGACTGCGTGAAGGACTGTGCGTTCAAGGGCATTGCGGCGGACCGGATGGGCAGGGACCTCGCCGCGCGTATGTGGACGT encodes:
- a CDS encoding aminoglycoside phosphotransferase family protein — protein: MDNSILTRLIQPAFPGGTVISSAPLDGMANSSYRVSLDGREAPITVRVYTRAPESAAREWEIMAHVARRVPVPHVLWHGRNPELIDNPYAILRWVDGVPLDQVIAEGGSDAHQAAYAAGEVLGRIGSFTFPKAGFLGPDLTVTDPWESFAQGIRDCVKDCAFKGIAADRMGRDLAARMWTFAMQHVGSLNRVRDSKCLVHADFHGRHLIMRRARDEWAVAGVLDWEFAFSGPQLFDLGQMIRYKGLPPEYHDDFARGFADHGGELPDDWRTLGRTCDLVNLLQFLSRPELTPEQEGHWLNALRYALDEEGV